A window of Daphnia carinata strain CSIRO-1 chromosome 5, CSIRO_AGI_Dcar_HiC_V3, whole genome shotgun sequence genomic DNA:
AATTTTACATTAAGTGCCTAAAGGCAAAATTAAAAGTATTAAGTGCCTAAAGGCTCTTATATAGGTGTTCCAGGTTTTACGTCAGGTAAGTACTATACATTCAGTTAAACCTCACACAGTTAACTTAGTTTGCCAGCATTACGGCATCGTGCAACTGTACCTAAAATTTGCAGATAAAAACGACAATGCCTACTTGCATTTTGATTGGTGGAAGACTCACTTTGCAGAACTTTGCAAgtacatatttttcttttcgaatttaGATACAATATGATTATGGCCTAATTTTTCTCATGATTTCCAGTATGCTCACGAATAACTCGTCACCGTTACGGTCTTATTCGAGTATTCATTCTTGGTGGTTTAAGAAAGACCACTGTGACTGTGAAAATGATTGTACAAATATTCAAAAGTTAAAAGTTTAGTGCCATTACCTGTGTTTATCGAGCGAGAATAATTAAATAAAGAGACTTACGCTGCTCTATGTAGTTCATGACTAAGGTCAACTATCGTTAGCGGGTTACACCAAGTAACAACAAAAttagaaataaatttattggttaatttttatttactcaTCCATAAGACTTCAAAGTTGACTATCGTTTCTTCCACGTGAATTTTTCTCGAGCACCAGCTTGTCCgggttttttcctttcacgTGTTCGCGGGTCAAAGGAAAGAAGTCCGGCTACGTTAAAAAACATTGATTTAAATAAGTTCACGTTAAGAATCTAATAACTGGATTGTTACCCAAACGCATGCGCTCTATGGTCTCTGCGTTTACGAAAGATCTCAGGCACATAGAAATGCCAAGCCGAATCGCACCTGATTGGGCAGAGGTGCCAATGCCGTCCACTGTAGCCGCAACGTCAACTTTCCCTAGCATATCGCTGAATTGTAAAGGGAAAATTATCTGAAACACAAAAGCTTTATATATATTACCATTAAGATAAGTAAATAAGACGCACATTACCTGCTTTTTATCTTGTTCTCTTTGGAAAAAGTGTATATCTGTTCCGTTAATGCTAATTACACCAGTACCCTGGCCAGTGACTTTCACCGTAGCATTAGAGGTCTTTCGCCGGGCATTGTACGTCATGTAGGGACGACCCGATTCATCGCGCATCAACTAAGACCAAAACATGGAGTATCGAATATGACCTCACTTCATTACGTTCCTTGAGATAACAATGCAATTATCCACGATTAATATTACCTCCGGAACTTGTTGTATTTCAACTTGGGCAGCGAGTTGACGTCGAAATTgcataatgaaatttttttcgataGCAGAATATGGATGTTGGCTAAAGCGTTCAAACGTTTTAATCAAATTCGCATACTACCAAAACGAAATgagaaattagaaaaagtgTCATTGTACAGTTTTTTCACTAAAGCTAAAACAATTTATCACCTGGGCATCGGTCAATGACTCAAGAAGAACattctcaattttttgtttaggtaTCCACTCAGACCCAAACAGAAACCTATATCCAATGGGAAAGTAAATTTGAGATATACATAAAGAATAATCAAACACAATTTACAATTCTGTAGGTTTTTGGTCTTGGATCCCCCTGCTTATTATCTTATCTTCATGTCTATCCAgttgtttaaattttactGCTAAATCCtaatttcaaacaaatttaggTGTTCCATCATTTGGTATTAA
This region includes:
- the LOC130696211 gene encoding small ribosomal subunit protein uS9m-like gives rise to the protein MAVLRELVVFPSKCFRGVRSFFFSTPLSQNGSLKLNESVSKDGHALDFEQSDTKKISKAMKSYMERAKIHDNFIKQQLHEYNIGKRHLANMMGKDPEFFTQEDVDEAISYLFPSGLYDPRARPMMKHPDEIYPKRKAAEFDVNGRPYHSLFYTSKPNYYTLMHDLAVKFKQLDRHEDKIISRGIQDQKPTELFLFGSEWIPKQKIENVLLESLTDAQYANLIKTFERFSQHPYSAIEKNFIMQFRRQLAAQVEIQQVPELMRDESGRPYMTYNARRKTSNATVKVTGQGTGVISINGTDIHFFQREQDKKQIIFPLQFSDMLGKVDVAATVDGIGTSAQSGAIRLGISMCLRSFVNAETIERMRLAGLLSFDPRTRERKKPGQAGAREKFTWKKR